AGAGGGAGGGGCTTTTAAGCAAGGTCGAGTATCTTAATAAAGAGGTGGAAAGGCTGAAGATAAAGGCCGGCGAGCTCTCCGCTGAAAAGGAAAAGGAACTTGCGGGTGTAAAGAGCGCCTATGAAAACCTGATGAAAGAAATGAAAGAGGAGATAGACAAGGGAGAGATAAAGATTACCCAGGCCATTGACAGACTTTCGGTAAATATGGTTGAGAAGATACTTTTTGACTCCGGCAAGGCAGAAATAAAACCGGAAGGCCTTAAGATCCTCGGCAGAGTTGGGAATATATTAAAGGGGATAATCGACAAGCAGATAAAGATAGAAGGGCATACGGACAATGTAAAGATAGGCCAGCGCATAAAAGAGAGGTATCCGACAAACTGGGAGCTCTCTACAGCAAGGGCAACAAATGTTGTGCGGTATCTTCAGGATAAGGTTGGCATTGATCCAAAACTTTTATCTGCCGCCGGATATTCAGAGTATAAGCCTATTGCCGCCAATGATACGACAGATGGGAGGGCGCAGAACAGGAGGATGGAAATAGTGCTTCTGCCGCTGGATTTGGTGAATGTTGTGGAGGAGTTGAAGAAAAAGTAGTTGCCCATTTATGGGCGTATCTGCTTATCTTTAATTAAAAAACGCCGATGAATCGGCAACTACTAAATGAAACCAGATGTAGTTATTACTAAGTGCAATGATTATATCAATGAGGAGGTTTACAGGATAGTAAAGGAGTCTGTGGACCTCCTCGGCGGTATAGGGGCATTCGTAAAAAATGGCGAACAAATCCTTTTAAAACCAAACCTCCTTTCTGCAAAACCTCCTGATGCAGCCGTAACAACCCATCCTGCGGTAGTAAGGGCAGCGATACAGCTTGTAAAAGAGGCTGGGGCAACCCCTGTTGTAGGCGATAGCCCGGGCATTGGCAGCGCTCTTAAGGTTGCTCAAAAATGCGGGATTGCGGCAGTTGCGAAAGAGTTTGGAGTAGAGATAATAAACCTTGCCCAATCTATAAGTGTGGAAAATCCTAATGGGAAAACCTTTAAAAGACTTGAACTGTCAAAAGAGGCAATAGAGGTTGACGGCATAATAAACCTTCCGAAGCTTAAGACCCATGCCCAGATGTTTTTGACCCTTGGCGTAAAAAATATGTTTGGCTGTGTTGTCGGCGCAAGGAAGCCGCAGTGGCATATGGCGGCAGGTGTTGACACTTATGCCTTTGCAAGGATGCTTATTGATACATATTTATTTCTAAAGCCCAGACTGACAATAGTTGACGGCATCGTAGGTATGGAGGGAAATGGGCCGGGAAGCGCTGGCGACCCAAGAAGGCTCGGCCTTATATTTGCAGCAGTGGATTGCATAGCCCTTGACAGGGTTATAACAGAGGTCTTGGGCGTTGAGGCAAATGCCCTTCTTACGACAAAGGTTGCAGAAGAAGATGAAATTGGAATAACAGACATAAACGAGATAAATATCCTTGGAGAGGGAATAGAAGATGTTAAGATTCATGATTTCAAATTTCCCCCGCTTGCGAGCATAGAATTTAAGCTTCCATTCGCGCTTCACAATTATCTAAGGAAGCCGCTTACATCAAGGCCTTCAATAGACAATAAAGAATGTACGCTATGCAATATGTGTGTTGATATCTGCCCGCTGGGGATTATGACAAAAACAGATAAAATCAATATTGACTATGATAAATGCATACGATGCTTCTGCTGTCTGGAGATATGTCCTGAAGGGGCCATAACGGTAAAGGATGGCTGGCTGAAGAGGATAATAAGCAGTTTGTAATAGAAGTTTGTAGCTTGCCCATTTATGGGCGTCTTTAAAAAAGCCGATAAATCGGCAGACTACATATATTTAAGGAGGATAAGGGGAATGAAGGTATCATTATTAAATCTCAAGCTCCAGTATCAGGGCATACGGGAAGAGGTGTTAAAAGAGATTGAGAAGATCTGTGATAATCAGTCGTTTATCCTTGGAGAAAATGTAAAGGCATTAG
The DNA window shown above is from Deltaproteobacteria bacterium and carries:
- a CDS encoding DUF362 domain-containing protein; translation: MKPDVVITKCNDYINEEVYRIVKESVDLLGGIGAFVKNGEQILLKPNLLSAKPPDAAVTTHPAVVRAAIQLVKEAGATPVVGDSPGIGSALKVAQKCGIAAVAKEFGVEIINLAQSISVENPNGKTFKRLELSKEAIEVDGIINLPKLKTHAQMFLTLGVKNMFGCVVGARKPQWHMAAGVDTYAFARMLIDTYLFLKPRLTIVDGIVGMEGNGPGSAGDPRRLGLIFAAVDCIALDRVITEVLGVEANALLTTKVAEEDEIGITDINEINILGEGIEDVKIHDFKFPPLASIEFKLPFALHNYLRKPLTSRPSIDNKECTLCNMCVDICPLGIMTKTDKINIDYDKCIRCFCCLEICPEGAITVKDGWLKRIISSL